A single genomic interval of Lucilia cuprina isolate Lc7/37 chromosome 2, ASM2204524v1, whole genome shotgun sequence harbors:
- the LOC124418483 gene encoding uncharacterized protein YBL113C-like has product MTDALKLAEMQRTNIEFERQRHLANWLIKSSPHMATPPATTTAAATTATQQQQQHQASHTSSNNCGTATTALTAAAQIATATTSNNTTASTTAATNPLSSSSLIPATSLLSSSNNGATHTTNSGEFC; this is encoded by the coding sequence atgACGGATGCTTTAAAATTGGCTGAAATGCAACGCACAAATATTGAATTTGAACGTCAAAGACATTTGGCAAATTGGTTAATCAAAAGTAGTCCTCATATGGCAACaccaccagcaacaacaacagcagcagcaacaacagcaacacaacaacaacagcaacatcaagCCTCCCATACGTCAAGTAATAACTGtggaacagcaacaacagcttTAACTGCAGCTGCACAAATAGCTACAGCAACAACTAGCAACAATACAACAGcgtcaacaacagcagcaacaaatccattatcatcatcatcattaataccagcaacatcattattatcatctaGCAATAATGGAGCTACACATACAACAAATAGTGGTGAGTTTTGTTAA